A region from the uncultured Holophaga sp. genome encodes:
- a CDS encoding lactate utilization protein: MTLTDDIALWTSERHCLKTVEALSRNGFAAVACGTALEARDYILKEATGAASVGFGGSRTIIDLEVEASLQAQGLEILNHAAPGLDPEQKLATMRRQLTCDLFLTSTNALTVDGHLVNIDGNGNRAAAMFFGPKKVIVVAGRNKLVHGGDEAALQRIRTWAAPANAHRLSRKTPCAVTGLCANCSSPERICRVTTVIARKPSFTDIHVVVVNEDLGL, encoded by the coding sequence ATGACCCTAACCGACGATATCGCCCTCTGGACCAGCGAAAGGCACTGCCTGAAGACCGTGGAGGCCCTGAGCCGTAATGGCTTCGCTGCGGTGGCCTGTGGTACGGCCCTGGAAGCCCGCGACTACATCCTGAAGGAGGCTACCGGAGCCGCCAGCGTCGGCTTCGGAGGCTCCCGCACCATCATCGACCTGGAGGTGGAGGCGAGCCTCCAGGCCCAGGGGCTGGAGATCCTCAACCACGCCGCCCCAGGCCTGGACCCAGAACAGAAGCTCGCCACCATGCGGCGCCAGCTCACCTGCGACCTCTTCCTCACCAGCACCAATGCCCTCACGGTGGACGGACACCTGGTGAACATCGACGGCAACGGCAACAGAGCTGCCGCCATGTTCTTCGGTCCGAAGAAGGTGATCGTGGTGGCCGGACGGAACAAGCTGGTCCATGGCGGAGACGAGGCGGCCCTCCAGCGGATCCGCACCTGGGCGGCTCCCGCCAATGCCCACCGCCTTTCCCGGAAGACACCCTGCGCCGTCACCGGTCTCTGCGCGAACTGCAGCTCTCCCGAGCGCATCTGCCGGGTCACCACCGTCATCGCCCGCAAGCCATCCTTCACCGACATCCATGTCGTTGTGGTGAACGAGGACCTGGGGCTCTGA
- a CDS encoding MFS transporter — protein sequence MHQRFPHPSIFLLLAVPYGVANGYVTIPLAYQLARAGFPVAMVASLIGVSLIPSVWGFGWAHLVDAALSRKTWYILGAAISGLGILVLGLLAGRVSFSLLMAVAFLTTLASSFVAIATGGLMAGSTDAASKGRAGGWYQAGNLGGGGIGGGLGLWLAQHLHAPWMVGGLLFLLCLFCCLGLLRLPVESAPTVRAASYGRTMLNILKDVWGTVIRTRRGFLALVLCLMPIGSGGAASLWSAVAGDWRASADMVALITGVLGGGLSALGCLGGGWVCDRMDRKRAYVLFGLLMVACALVMAFCPRTPAMYALWASAYALISGLAYAGFSAFALEVVDSGAMTTKYNAFVSISNAPITAMVFIDGWAHTRWGARGMLCTEALLGVVGCVLFLGVARVLGERGRGPELAKGSS from the coding sequence GTGCACCAGCGCTTTCCGCACCCTTCCATCTTCCTGCTCCTGGCGGTGCCCTATGGCGTGGCCAACGGCTACGTCACCATCCCGCTGGCCTATCAGCTGGCCAGGGCGGGCTTTCCGGTGGCGATGGTGGCCTCGCTCATCGGGGTGAGCCTCATCCCCAGCGTCTGGGGCTTCGGCTGGGCCCACCTGGTCGATGCCGCCTTGTCGCGGAAGACTTGGTACATCCTCGGGGCCGCCATCAGCGGGCTCGGTATCCTGGTTCTCGGTCTGCTGGCCGGGAGGGTCTCCTTCAGCCTGCTCATGGCAGTGGCCTTCCTGACCACGCTGGCCAGTTCCTTCGTCGCCATCGCCACTGGAGGCCTCATGGCCGGGTCCACCGATGCCGCCTCCAAGGGCCGGGCCGGAGGCTGGTACCAGGCCGGGAACCTCGGGGGTGGCGGGATAGGGGGGGGACTGGGACTCTGGCTGGCCCAGCACCTTCATGCACCCTGGATGGTGGGTGGCCTGCTCTTCCTGCTCTGTCTCTTCTGCTGCCTGGGCCTCCTGCGTCTGCCGGTGGAGAGTGCCCCCACGGTGCGAGCCGCCAGCTACGGGCGGACCATGCTCAACATCCTCAAGGATGTATGGGGGACCGTGATCCGCACCCGCCGGGGCTTCCTGGCCTTGGTGCTCTGCCTCATGCCCATCGGCTCGGGCGGTGCAGCCAGCCTGTGGTCTGCTGTGGCCGGGGACTGGCGGGCCTCCGCCGACATGGTGGCCCTCATCACCGGGGTCCTGGGAGGTGGGCTCTCTGCCCTCGGCTGCCTGGGCGGGGGGTGGGTTTGCGATCGCATGGATCGCAAGCGGGCCTACGTCCTCTTCGGGCTGCTCATGGTGGCCTGCGCCCTTGTCATGGCCTTCTGCCCCCGCACCCCGGCCATGTACGCCCTCTGGGCCAGTGCCTACGCCCTCATCAGCGGACTCGCCTACGCGGGCTTCTCCGCCTTCGCCCTGGAGGTGGTGGACTCGGGAGCCATGACCACCAAATACAATGCCTTCGTCTCCATCAGCAACGCCCCCATCACCGCCATGGTCTTCATCGATGGCTGGGCCCACACCCGCTGGGGGGCCCGGGGGATGCTCTGCACCGAGGCCCTGCTGGGGGTCGTGGGCTGTGTCCTCTTCCTGGGCGTGGCCCGGGTTCTGGGGGAGCGGGGGAGGGGACCGGAGCTGGCCAAAGGCAGCTCCTGA
- a CDS encoding Fur family transcriptional regulator produces the protein MHKSARSPHGSGEPSLREAGLKQTPQRKALLDVLQVADRPLTVEEILGRMTGKRPGVPTLYRNLECFAGQGWVESLVGPDQVQRFVRCHSAHHHHHIVCDGCGRVAETDCLGLEALLEQLGKSAGYKVTRHQLTLYGLCPQCQCGSD, from the coding sequence ATGCACAAGTCTGCCCGTTCCCCCCATGGATCCGGTGAGCCCTCTCTTCGGGAGGCCGGTCTCAAGCAGACGCCCCAGCGGAAGGCCCTTCTTGATGTGCTCCAGGTCGCCGACCGTCCCCTCACGGTGGAGGAGATCCTCGGGCGGATGACCGGCAAGCGCCCCGGGGTGCCGACCCTCTACCGGAACCTGGAGTGCTTCGCGGGCCAGGGCTGGGTGGAGAGTCTTGTGGGGCCGGACCAGGTCCAGCGCTTCGTGCGCTGCCACAGCGCCCACCACCACCACCACATCGTCTGTGACGGCTGCGGTCGGGTGGCCGAGACGGACTGCCTCGGACTCGAGGCCCTCCTGGAGCAGCTCGGAAAGTCCGCAGGGTACAAGGTGACCCGGCACCAGCTGACCCTGTACGGGCTCTGCCCTCAGTGCCAGTGCGGCTCTGACTGA
- a CDS encoding class II aldolase/adducin family protein: MSAKSLLCSACLVVGLPGVILPIRAQAPPPPPPMVDAAAQDETSIRDLVDANHILYNQGVVDGFGHVSVRSVKHPDHFFISRSMAPGLVTRDDIVEVDYDGKVIDTRGRKSYLERFIHAEIYRAHPEVKAVIHSHSPAVIPFGVTSAPFRAVSHMGAFLGTTVPVFEIRDLKDDSDMLIRNPELGRALVKTMGSSPVCLMRGHGDVVVGDNLRQVVFRAIYTEMNAKLLSEAMKLGPVVFLNAKEAENAARTNDGQLNRPWELWKMKVEAESKGH; encoded by the coding sequence ATGTCAGCCAAAAGCCTGCTGTGCTCCGCCTGTCTGGTGGTGGGGCTCCCCGGGGTCATTCTGCCCATCAGGGCGCAGGCCCCACCTCCCCCACCACCCATGGTGGACGCTGCCGCACAGGACGAAACCAGCATCCGGGATCTGGTGGATGCCAACCACATCCTATACAACCAAGGGGTTGTGGATGGCTTCGGCCATGTCAGCGTCCGCAGCGTGAAACATCCGGACCACTTCTTCATCAGCCGTAGCATGGCCCCCGGGCTGGTCACGCGGGATGACATCGTTGAGGTGGACTATGACGGGAAGGTCATCGACACCCGTGGTCGCAAAAGCTACCTGGAGCGCTTCATCCACGCAGAGATCTACAGGGCCCATCCCGAGGTGAAGGCCGTGATCCACAGCCACTCCCCGGCGGTCATCCCCTTCGGGGTCACCTCTGCTCCCTTCCGGGCCGTCTCGCACATGGGGGCCTTCCTGGGCACCACGGTTCCCGTCTTCGAGATCAGGGATCTGAAGGACGACAGCGACATGCTCATCCGGAACCCCGAGCTGGGCCGTGCCCTGGTGAAGACCATGGGAAGCAGCCCCGTCTGCCTGATGAGGGGACATGGTGATGTGGTGGTCGGCGACAACCTGCGCCAGGTGGTCTTCCGGGCGATCTATACGGAGATGAACGCCAAGCTTCTCTCCGAGGCCATGAAGCTCGGGCCGGTGGTCTTCCTCAACGCCAAGGAAGCCGAGAACGCCGCCAGGACCAACGACGGTCAGCTCAACCGGCCCTGGGAACTCTGGAAGATGAAGGTCGAGGCCGAGTCAAAGGGCCACTGA
- a CDS encoding DUF4118 domain-containing protein: MSLSSRKSPFRQWRSWSWGCAVLLVVGLMLLRTRHITIPNPNLLFALLVVWSAFEGGLLPGLGSALIALLFSLWDWSVPGHPFTYTPQDRHRLVLAILAMPLMAILVGRLKARLLAQQLTLERYLAVEKEKNLALKEAMENPHGVVSACAWCRRVRDRDGTWVSLEAFLAGECHYELTHGICPDCAPGLLKQEET, translated from the coding sequence ATGTCCCTCTCCTCGCGCAAGTCCCCCTTCAGGCAGTGGAGGTCCTGGTCATGGGGCTGTGCCGTACTCCTGGTGGTTGGACTGATGCTCCTCAGGACCCGGCACATCACCATCCCCAACCCCAATCTTCTCTTCGCGCTCCTGGTGGTCTGGTCCGCCTTCGAAGGCGGCCTCCTGCCGGGACTGGGCAGCGCGCTGATTGCGCTCCTCTTCTCCCTGTGGGACTGGTCCGTTCCCGGTCACCCCTTCACCTATACCCCCCAGGACCGCCATCGTCTGGTGCTGGCGATCCTGGCCATGCCTCTCATGGCCATCCTGGTGGGACGCCTGAAAGCTCGGCTGCTCGCCCAGCAGCTCACCCTGGAGCGCTATCTGGCCGTGGAGAAGGAGAAGAACCTGGCGCTCAAAGAGGCCATGGAGAACCCCCATGGGGTCGTATCCGCCTGCGCCTGGTGCAGGAGAGTCCGCGACCGGGATGGCACCTGGGTCAGCCTTGAGGCGTTTCTCGCTGGGGAATGCCACTATGAGCTGACCCACGGCATTTGTCCGGACTGCGCTCCCGGCCTCCTGAAGCAGGAGGAGACATGA
- a CDS encoding PAS domain S-box protein produces the protein MDISTLLFCNGLLSLAVALVMGVAYRTRRTYTGFSQWTLGMLLMGLGSALFLVRWPAAGWFLPWTRNGLVVASFLMLLWGLRRFRGSGGWPWGELGLLVIFLVLFSQASLEPTALGRRIFLYSLFTGGVAAAAVWVTLSKRPPFFGSSDGILALCLAAFAVISLLRAFHPTGRPAGAHDLLGLGGFDALQLLAQVLIFQILALTLVSMNSQRIEYDLGLSRRELDQKEQDLLAVLENLPNHIYIKDGEGRFLYLNRNAARHLGASSSEVCGRRDAEVFPPEGAEASRRLDALAVQTGCPQAQEILLTDTAGRPVPFWTVVQPISFHGAPAVIGISTDISEVKALQKDVWNSEERLRLITESVRDAIIMIDPRGCISFWNAYAATLFGYTAEEALGIRLHEVLAPEAYREEHRRAFALFQADGRGKAINQTLELTALRKGGEEFPIELSLSGIHREDGWHALGVVRDISQRRASEESFQRLFEHSPAAMLVADFSATAIRFRDLRAGGLLELRPHLDAQPGLLRELAALVQVQEANGNALRLFRADSVEALSFHCQRCFPEETGESWGELMDTLFQGGTECSGEASVRALSGEPLVLELHVSVQPGHEADLSRVLISCIDLTARKAVESERHKLEQELHHLQRLESLGRLASGVSHDMNNVLGAIMGIASILEDKGVEDPSLRRHAELLMQAAIRGRDLVRGLRDFGRKELASMAEVDLNHLARSEAELLERTTLKRVEVLQDLTASPLKVMGDASAISNALMNLCVNAIDAMPRGGRLVLSTRDLGDGFVELAVQDNGEGMSPEVRDRALEPFYTTKAIGKGSGLGLSLVYGTMKAHGGTLELQSRVGEGTRVGLIFPVASGAEATTPAGEAERGPMALSLRILLVDDEELVLSTLQRLLEVLGHRVEIATSGLEALRRLEAGKAVDLVIMDLNMPGLDGVETLHRLRLQRPELPVILSTGHVDERVPELLGRIPRLQLLRKPFNLSELRHGLERLSDAFQQGGERP, from the coding sequence TTGGATATCTCCACGCTGCTGTTCTGCAATGGGCTGCTCTCCCTGGCGGTCGCTCTGGTCATGGGGGTGGCCTATCGAACCCGCAGGACCTACACAGGCTTTTCCCAATGGACCTTGGGCATGCTCCTCATGGGGCTTGGCTCTGCCCTGTTCCTGGTTCGCTGGCCTGCTGCAGGCTGGTTCCTTCCCTGGACTCGCAACGGCCTCGTGGTTGCCAGCTTCCTGATGCTGCTGTGGGGGCTGCGTCGCTTCCGGGGGAGCGGGGGCTGGCCCTGGGGAGAGCTGGGGCTCCTGGTCATCTTCCTGGTGCTCTTCAGTCAGGCCTCCCTGGAGCCCACCGCCCTGGGCCGGCGAATATTCCTGTATTCGCTCTTCACGGGGGGGGTGGCGGCTGCGGCGGTGTGGGTCACCCTTTCGAAGCGGCCCCCCTTCTTCGGTTCCAGTGATGGGATCCTGGCGCTGTGTCTAGCGGCCTTTGCGGTCATCTCCCTCCTGAGGGCCTTCCATCCGACGGGGCGTCCCGCAGGGGCCCATGATCTGCTGGGTCTTGGGGGGTTTGATGCCCTCCAGCTGCTGGCACAGGTCCTGATCTTCCAGATTCTTGCCCTCACCCTGGTCAGCATGAACTCGCAGCGCATCGAGTACGACCTGGGTCTCAGCAGACGGGAGTTGGACCAAAAGGAGCAGGATCTGCTGGCCGTCCTCGAGAACCTGCCCAACCACATCTACATCAAGGATGGTGAGGGCCGCTTCCTCTACCTGAACCGGAATGCGGCCCGGCACTTGGGCGCTTCCTCCTCGGAAGTCTGTGGGAGGAGAGATGCTGAGGTCTTCCCTCCCGAGGGCGCAGAAGCCAGCCGACGGCTGGACGCCCTGGCCGTGCAGACCGGGTGTCCTCAGGCCCAGGAGATCCTCCTCACCGATACCGCTGGGCGCCCGGTACCCTTCTGGACGGTGGTCCAGCCGATCAGCTTCCACGGCGCCCCGGCCGTCATCGGGATCTCGACGGATATCTCGGAGGTCAAGGCCCTTCAAAAGGATGTGTGGAACAGCGAGGAGCGGCTCCGGCTCATCACCGAGTCCGTCCGGGATGCCATCATCATGATCGATCCCAGGGGCTGCATCTCCTTCTGGAACGCCTATGCAGCCACCCTCTTCGGCTACACAGCCGAGGAAGCGCTGGGGATCCGGCTGCACGAGGTGCTGGCCCCGGAGGCCTACCGGGAGGAGCACCGTCGGGCCTTCGCCCTGTTCCAGGCCGATGGGAGGGGCAAGGCCATCAATCAGACCCTTGAGCTCACGGCCCTGCGGAAGGGAGGGGAGGAGTTCCCCATTGAGCTTTCGCTTTCGGGCATCCATCGGGAGGACGGCTGGCATGCCCTCGGGGTGGTGAGGGATATCAGCCAGCGGCGGGCCAGCGAGGAGAGCTTCCAGCGGCTCTTCGAGCACTCGCCGGCGGCCATGCTCGTGGCGGATTTTTCCGCGACGGCGATCCGTTTCCGGGATCTCCGCGCCGGGGGGCTCTTGGAGCTGCGGCCCCACCTGGACGCCCAACCCGGATTGCTCAGGGAGCTGGCCGCCCTGGTGCAGGTCCAGGAGGCCAATGGCAATGCGCTACGGCTCTTCAGGGCAGACTCGGTCGAGGCCCTCTCCTTCCACTGTCAGCGCTGTTTCCCGGAGGAAACCGGAGAATCATGGGGAGAGCTGATGGATACCCTCTTCCAAGGGGGGACGGAGTGTTCCGGTGAGGCCAGCGTCAGGGCTCTGAGCGGAGAGCCCCTGGTGCTGGAACTCCATGTCTCCGTCCAGCCCGGCCATGAGGCCGACCTGAGCCGGGTCCTCATCTCCTGCATCGACCTCACGGCCCGGAAGGCCGTGGAGAGCGAACGCCACAAACTGGAACAGGAGCTCCATCACCTGCAGCGGCTGGAGAGCCTGGGGCGCTTGGCCAGCGGGGTCTCCCACGACATGAACAATGTCCTGGGGGCCATTATGGGCATCGCCTCGATCCTGGAGGACAAGGGCGTGGAGGACCCCAGCCTGCGCCGGCATGCTGAGCTCCTCATGCAGGCGGCGATCCGTGGACGGGATCTGGTGCGGGGGCTCCGGGACTTCGGTCGGAAGGAGCTGGCGTCCATGGCTGAAGTGGATCTCAACCATCTGGCCCGGAGCGAGGCGGAACTCCTGGAGCGCACCACCCTGAAGCGGGTCGAGGTCCTCCAGGACTTGACAGCCTCGCCGCTGAAGGTGATGGGGGATGCCAGCGCCATCTCCAATGCCCTCATGAATCTGTGCGTGAATGCCATCGACGCCATGCCGCGAGGGGGGCGCCTGGTCCTGAGCACTCGGGACCTGGGGGACGGCTTTGTCGAGTTGGCCGTCCAGGACAATGGCGAAGGCATGTCACCCGAGGTGCGGGATCGCGCCCTCGAGCCCTTCTACACCACCAAGGCCATAGGCAAGGGGAGCGGGTTGGGGCTCTCCCTGGTCTATGGGACCATGAAGGCCCACGGGGGCACCCTTGAACTCCAGAGTCGGGTGGGGGAGGGGACCCGGGTCGGGCTGATCTTCCCCGTGGCGTCCGGGGCGGAGGCCACCACTCCGGCAGGGGAGGCTGAACGCGGGCCCATGGCCCTGAGCCTGCGGATCCTGCTGGTGGATGATGAAGAACTTGTTTTGTCTACCCTTCAGCGCCTGCTGGAGGTTCTGGGGCATCGTGTGGAGATCGCCACCAGTGGGCTGGAGGCCCTCCGCCGTCTGGAGGCGGGCAAGGCCGTGGACCTGGTGATCATGGATCTGAACATGCCGGGATTGGATGGGGTGGAGACCCTCCACCGCCTGAGGCTCCAGCGCCCCGAGCTTCCCGTGATCCTCTCCACTGGGCATGTCGATGAGCGGGTGCCGGAGTTGCTGGGTCGCATCCCCAGACTGCAGCTCCTCCGCAAGCCCTTCAACCTGTCCGAGCTGAGGCACGGACTGGAGCGTCTGTCCGACGCTTTCCAGCAGGGAGGTGAGCGACCATGA
- a CDS encoding TonB-dependent siderophore receptor: MLVSALATRLTSVALLLAAAHASAQAVSPVKATSLLVNVPAQSLGEALNELARQAGLQLSFPADLVAGRKAPAVSGQLTPQQALNRLLLGSGLEAVPEGSVVVVRKAVSAPLPSGEEKALGAVVVVTGLRDNRVSKGATGLAMEVKETPQSISSLETEEMRDYSVTGSNRALEMATGVNVEQYETNRATFNSRGFEIQLTQVDGLGMTNSWGTVVGQQDTFLFEKIEVVRGANGLLTGVGNASGTINYVRKRPTNRDGGEIDLKAGSYQTKRVAVDYNKVFTEDGSVAGRVVLIHQDNDSYIRSLHDRNTSFYGVVDSQIGQSGVLTVGLTHQDNHQKAPMWGSLTLNYLSGGYADFDTSSSTSQDWTYWDTKATTAFVEYTHYLSGDWVAKATYNRRHAVEETRLLYAYSLTGGLNDDNTGLYGWPYGSYTTTDDHLLDVNLSGGFNLFGRHHELITGLSHSVEETDTSTYSFDASYMLLPLPAFPYGGNVYPEPNWGERTPSSTGKQTLTRLYAAARLSVTDRLKAVLGLNAVRLAREGSTIYGSATTATSYPDTRKSSPYMGLTYEITPSVLGYASFSEIYQNQDQQDINGVYLDPMKGVNGELGVKAEWLERRLLTTLAVFTARQSGLATYEGMSSSGQYYYVPKDLESRGFEMEASGRLGEDTHLGLGLTHLKLTGPDGQDIYEWIPRTTVKLRLDSRVPGVAPLRLGASLRWQSDVSKSGGARQKAYMVSDAFASYRFSERLTGRVNVNNLFDKKYVTGVAYGALYGQPRSGFMSVEYTF; the protein is encoded by the coding sequence ATGCTCGTTTCTGCACTTGCAACGCGTCTCACCTCGGTCGCCCTGCTTCTGGCCGCTGCCCATGCCTCCGCCCAGGCGGTCAGCCCTGTGAAGGCGACATCCCTCCTGGTGAATGTGCCCGCCCAGAGCCTCGGCGAGGCCCTCAACGAGCTGGCAAGGCAGGCTGGTCTCCAGCTCAGCTTCCCTGCAGATCTGGTGGCAGGGCGGAAGGCTCCGGCGGTCTCCGGCCAGCTCACGCCTCAGCAGGCCTTGAATCGCCTGTTGCTGGGCAGCGGCCTGGAGGCTGTGCCCGAAGGATCGGTCGTCGTGGTCCGGAAAGCGGTGTCGGCGCCGCTCCCTTCAGGGGAGGAGAAGGCCCTGGGGGCCGTGGTGGTCGTGACGGGGCTGCGGGATAACCGGGTCTCCAAGGGAGCCACGGGCTTGGCTATGGAGGTGAAGGAGACCCCCCAGAGCATCAGCTCACTGGAGACCGAAGAGATGCGCGACTACTCGGTCACGGGCAGCAACCGGGCCCTGGAAATGGCCACGGGGGTTAACGTCGAGCAGTACGAGACCAACCGGGCCACCTTCAACTCCCGGGGCTTCGAGATCCAGCTCACCCAGGTGGATGGCCTGGGCATGACCAACAGTTGGGGTACCGTGGTGGGTCAGCAGGACACCTTCCTCTTCGAGAAAATCGAGGTGGTCCGGGGGGCCAACGGGCTGCTGACGGGGGTGGGAAATGCCTCTGGAACCATCAACTACGTGCGCAAGCGCCCCACCAACCGTGACGGGGGCGAGATCGACCTGAAGGCCGGTTCCTACCAGACGAAGCGCGTGGCCGTGGACTACAACAAGGTGTTCACGGAGGACGGATCGGTGGCCGGCCGGGTGGTGCTGATCCACCAGGACAACGACTCCTACATCCGGAGTCTCCATGATCGGAACACCTCTTTCTACGGGGTGGTGGACAGCCAGATCGGGCAGAGCGGTGTCCTGACGGTGGGGCTCACCCATCAGGACAACCACCAGAAGGCCCCGATGTGGGGATCCCTGACCTTGAACTACTTGAGCGGTGGATACGCCGACTTCGACACCTCCTCCTCCACCTCCCAGGATTGGACCTACTGGGACACCAAGGCCACCACGGCTTTTGTGGAATACACCCACTACTTGAGCGGGGACTGGGTGGCCAAGGCCACCTACAACCGGCGCCATGCGGTGGAGGAGACACGCCTGCTCTACGCCTACTCCCTGACGGGGGGGCTCAATGATGACAACACCGGGCTCTACGGCTGGCCCTACGGTAGTTACACCACCACGGACGACCATCTCCTCGATGTCAACCTCAGTGGAGGCTTCAACCTCTTCGGGCGCCACCATGAGCTCATCACGGGCCTGAGCCACTCCGTTGAGGAGACGGACACCTCCACCTACAGCTTCGACGCCTCGTACATGCTGCTTCCCCTCCCGGCCTTCCCCTATGGGGGGAATGTCTATCCGGAGCCCAACTGGGGCGAGCGCACCCCCAGCAGCACCGGCAAGCAGACCCTCACCCGGCTCTACGCCGCCGCCCGCCTTTCGGTCACGGACAGGCTGAAGGCTGTCCTGGGGCTGAATGCCGTCCGCCTCGCCCGGGAGGGCAGCACCATCTATGGCTCAGCCACCACGGCCACCTCGTATCCGGACACCCGCAAGTCCAGTCCATACATGGGCTTGACCTATGAGATCACCCCTTCGGTCCTGGGTTATGCCTCCTTCTCCGAGATCTACCAGAACCAGGATCAGCAGGACATCAACGGCGTCTATCTGGATCCCATGAAGGGGGTCAACGGTGAGCTGGGGGTCAAGGCTGAGTGGCTGGAGCGGCGCCTGCTCACCACCCTCGCCGTGTTCACCGCCCGACAGAGTGGGCTGGCGACCTACGAGGGCATGAGCAGCAGCGGGCAATACTACTATGTCCCCAAGGATCTCGAGTCCCGGGGTTTCGAGATGGAGGCGAGCGGCCGTCTCGGTGAGGACACCCACCTGGGGTTGGGGCTCACCCATCTCAAGCTGACGGGTCCCGATGGACAGGACATCTATGAGTGGATTCCCCGGACCACCGTGAAGCTCCGCCTGGACAGCCGCGTCCCGGGGGTGGCGCCCCTGCGCCTGGGGGCTTCCCTTCGCTGGCAGTCGGATGTGAGCAAGAGTGGAGGGGCCCGGCAGAAGGCCTACATGGTGTCCGATGCCTTTGCCTCCTACCGCTTCAGCGAGCGCCTCACTGGTCGAGTCAACGTCAACAACCTCTTCGATAAGAAATATGTCACCGGTGTCGCGTACGGGGCGCTCTATGGTCAACCGCGCAGCGGGTTCATGTCGGTGGAGTACACCTTCTGA
- a CDS encoding acyloxyacyl hydrolase gives MTRRASWSPLLKPLALVVCLPLGAGGSDLLMGAGLGPLRHQVGRPFLSLELQHGFGRGSLGGWVAWDFNERGGFVGLGPSIGVPFREGWELRISSGPGLVTHDLRIELGLALEFRSTLQLTRSMGPDWKLGASFSHYSNAGIADHNPGAEVLRLFVSRKL, from the coding sequence ATGACCCGGAGAGCCTCCTGGAGTCCCCTTCTCAAGCCGCTTGCCCTGGTCGTGTGCCTCCCTTTGGGGGCTGGCGGCAGCGATTTGCTGATGGGCGCGGGGCTTGGCCCCCTCAGGCACCAGGTCGGACGGCCCTTCCTGAGCCTGGAGCTTCAGCACGGTTTCGGCAGGGGCTCCCTCGGGGGGTGGGTGGCCTGGGATTTCAACGAGCGGGGGGGCTTCGTCGGCCTGGGGCCCTCCATTGGGGTGCCCTTCAGGGAAGGCTGGGAACTCCGGATCAGTTCGGGCCCCGGCCTGGTGACCCATGATCTGAGGATCGAGCTGGGCTTGGCGCTGGAGTTCCGCTCCACCCTCCAGCTCACCCGCTCCATGGGGCCCGACTGGAAGCTGGGGGCCTCCTTCAGCCACTATTCCAACGCCGGGATCGCCGACCATAACCCGGGGGCCGAAGTCCTGCGTCTCTTCGTCAGCAGGAAGCTCTGA
- a CDS encoding RNA polymerase sigma factor, with protein sequence MESVLECYHHELLGFLNRQVRDRDLAADLAQESCLKVLAVQHQGQAVRDLRALLYRTARNLVIDHFRREAVRQHEALDRVPDALHPPAPGHLQPEAALASREAVQAYLDTIRSLPGRCREAFVLYVFEELSQAQIARCMGISLSMVEKHIARGMVACRNCQSRMQAHLSRARRARA encoded by the coding sequence GTGGAATCTGTGCTGGAGTGCTATCACCACGAGCTCTTGGGCTTTCTGAACCGTCAGGTCCGGGATCGGGATCTGGCTGCTGACCTGGCCCAAGAGAGCTGCCTGAAGGTGCTGGCCGTCCAGCACCAGGGGCAGGCGGTCAGGGACTTGCGGGCCCTTCTCTATCGAACGGCCCGGAACCTGGTCATCGATCACTTCCGGCGGGAAGCGGTGCGTCAGCACGAGGCCCTGGACCGGGTCCCCGATGCACTGCACCCCCCGGCCCCGGGGCATCTGCAGCCCGAGGCGGCCCTGGCGTCCAGGGAGGCCGTCCAGGCCTATCTGGACACCATCCGGTCGCTGCCCGGGCGCTGCCGTGAGGCCTTTGTCCTGTACGTCTTCGAAGAGTTGAGCCAGGCCCAGATCGCCCGGTGCATGGGCATTTCCCTCAGCATGGTGGAGAAGCACATCGCCCGGGGCATGGTGGCCTGCCGGAACTGCCAGAGCCGCATGCAGGCCCACCTATCTCGGGCCCGCCGCGCCAGGGCTTGA